A window from Leptolyngbyaceae cyanobacterium encodes these proteins:
- a CDS encoding type II toxin-antitoxin system RelE/ParE family toxin yields MLSITERYALRLTKAAEKELYNLQLKQFKQVVKKIFSFQSNPLPQDCKKLEDYETAYRVDQGEYRILSTIEEGEVQAFRVGKRNDDEVYQNL; encoded by the coding sequence ATATTATCAATTACTGAACGCTACGCCTTACGACTTACAAAAGCTGCTGAAAAAGAGTTGTATAATTTACAACTTAAGCAGTTCAAGCAGGTTGTGAAAAAAATATTTTCTTTTCAAAGCAATCCTCTACCGCAAGACTGCAAGAAATTGGAGGATTATGAAACAGCTTACCGCGTCGATCAAGGGGAGTATCGGATTCTTTCTACTATAGAAGAGGGTGAGGTGCAGGCGTTTAGAGTGGGTAAGCGTAACGATGATGAAGTTTATCAGAATTTATAG
- a CDS encoding type II toxin-antitoxin system HicB family antitoxin: MRYKVNLKKSDEGYAVWCPALPGCWSQGETESEALENIKDAIQAYVEAVEELNKDAESRYVEVG; this comes from the coding sequence ATGCGATACAAAGTCAATTTAAAAAAATCTGATGAAGGATACGCTGTTTGGTGTCCTGCTTTACCTGGATGTTGGTCGCAGGGAGAAACAGAGTCAGAAGCATTAGAAAATATCAAAGATGCTATTCAAGCATACGTGGAAGCAGTTGAAGAATTAAATAAAGATGCAGAATCTCGCTATGTGGAAGTGGGATAA